A stretch of the Erpetoichthys calabaricus chromosome 3, fErpCal1.3, whole genome shotgun sequence genome encodes the following:
- the fance gene encoding Fanconi anemia group E protein produces MEPYGRLLERFTHCQRLLLHPLMISCSGASLAYQMFEHQRSRNEELANFSWRSFVDVLTQDEPCLNQEENRLTLKPLICQLPLVFKRNLLALIQMIRTIFPEDCLHDLICAIQKDNISDSWVHAILEAIKWDFEMASSNTTTTVGSCALTENGQHRVAKICERIMEGKKSNGRWMNMFHERLSSPFTLDVQHQENQKKRKSNSVCTSQGSATDSEEEGSQIKKQKLYHSFVKLDDSKHEGVHMEEMLVSEAQDDFLQVTEYSVSSIVNDARPNGQVQTAGDDHLRQSTPRPLSLASESCEDLPDRMQLYVPRIKELIETNLEKLDLISPEDLHIFNECDPVQLGVLCKALGLPDVPEQVLPQFCSQLLAIATDLSYGSATVLVRSLFLNKVLTLTEPASRFLMVALTMFCSHYPRPTCCSLISPVLQADNKGTNQMEIVCKLIMEYLEPEYNILVFEQVLTITWNEEVLSVVHSLLDRKVEPSSSLLDQIINKFGQEASGFSKSMKFAKMLLTFLTKYHSKVTVAHKNTLSHVLMLNETFLKKSLLAALKRISTS; encoded by the exons ATGGAGCCATATGGCAGGCTTCTAGAACGTTTCACCCATTGTCAACGCTTACTCCTCCATCCTCTGATGATTTCCTGCTCAGGTGCCAGTTTGGCATATCAAATGTTTGAACATCAGCGTTCAAGGAATGAGGAGCTGGCAAACTTCAGCTGGCGAAGCTTTGTGGATGTTCTGACCCAAGATGAGCCATGTCTAAATCAGGAAGAAAATCGCCTAACTTT AAAGCCTTTGATCTGCCAGCTCCCACTTGTGTTTAAAAGAAACCTGTTAGCTTTAATACAGATGATTAGAACAATCTTCCCAGAGGACTGTCTTCATGATTTAATTTGTGCTATCCAAAAAGATAACATTTCTGATTCCTGGGTTCATGCTATATTGGAGGCAATTAAGTGGGATTTTGAAATGGCTTCTTCCAATACAACGACCACAGTTGGCTCATGTGCTCTAACAGAAAATGGTCAGCATCGAGTGGCTAAGATTTGTGAGAGaataatggaaggaaaaaaaagcaatggAAGATGGATGAACATGTTTCATGAAAGGTTGTCAAGCCCTTTTACTTTAGATGTACAACATCaggaaaatcaaaaaaagagaaaaagcaatTCTGTTTGTACGAGCCAGGGAAGTGCTACCGATAGTGAGGAAGAGGGAAGCCAGATCAAAAAGCAGAAGCTGTACCATTCTTTTGTCAAATTGGATGACAGCAAGCATGAAGGGGTTCATATGGAGGAAATGCTGGTTTCTGAAGCTCAGGATGACTTTCTCCAAGTTACAGAGTATTCAGTTTCTTCAATTGTTAATGATGCCAGGCCAAACGGACAGGTTCAGACTGCAGGAGATGATCACTTAAGACAGAGCACCCCAAGGCCGCTATCTTTAGCATCAGAAAGTTGTGAAGACCTCCCAGACAGAATGCAG TTGTATGTTCCAAGAATCAAAGAATTGATTGAAACAAATTTGGAG AAGTTGGATTTGATCTCACCTGAGGATCTGCATATTTTCAATGAGTGTGATCCTGTTCAG TTGGGAGTACTTTGTAAGGCTCTGGGTCTCCCTGATGTACCTGAGCAGGTGTTGCCCCAGTTCTGTAGCCAGTTGCTGGCCATAGCCACTGAtctcagctatggatctgcaacTGTTCTTGTCAGGAGCCTCTTCCTTAATAAG GTGTTGACCCTCACTGAACCTGCCTCCCGATTCCTTATGGTAGCTTTGACAATGTTCTGTAGCCACTACCCTCGACCCACCTGCTGCTCTCTGATTAGCCCTGTATTGCAAGCAGATAAcaaag GGACTAATCAGATGGAGATTGTTTGCAAACTGATTATGGAGTATTTAGAGCCTGAATAcaacattttagtttttga ACAGGTACTGACTATAACATGGAATGAAGAGGTTTTGTCTGTGGTTCATTCCTTGTTGGATAGAAAG GTGGAGCCGAGTTCCTCATTACTTGACCAGATTATCAATAAGTTTGGCCAAGAAGCATCTGGTTTTAGCAAGTCAATGAAGTTTGCGAAGATGCTGCTGACCTTCCTAACAAAGTACCACAGTAAA